In one window of Streptomyces sp. NBC_01224 DNA:
- a CDS encoding helix-turn-helix domain-containing protein produces the protein MAGPRRDTRGIVDAPELFAQVRFRRREPAPALRPYLEHYWLIDWDLPKPYASHLVPHPSVNLVFQRYGTGEDHGAGFAEVSGIGLELFTQKLEGRGRVCGAQFRPGGFRPFAPDRPVSEWTGRRLPAGEVFAPPAPPSAVLDPADEDARVAALDAYLLGLGPEPDPQAERAMALVELVRTDRTVRRVDELARIEGLSSRSLQRLFAAYVGVGPKWVILRYRIHEALERAESDPEVDWAALAAELGYSDQAHLIRDFTATVGVPPTAFTPR, from the coding sequence ATGGCAGGTCCTCGACGCGACACCCGGGGCATCGTCGACGCCCCCGAACTCTTCGCGCAGGTACGTTTCCGCCGCCGCGAGCCCGCCCCTGCACTGCGGCCGTACCTGGAGCACTACTGGCTCATCGACTGGGATCTGCCGAAGCCGTACGCCTCCCATCTGGTGCCGCACCCGTCCGTGAATCTGGTCTTCCAGCGGTACGGGACCGGTGAGGACCACGGTGCCGGGTTCGCAGAGGTCTCGGGCATCGGTCTGGAGCTCTTCACGCAGAAGCTGGAGGGCCGGGGGCGGGTCTGCGGTGCGCAGTTCCGGCCCGGCGGATTCCGCCCGTTCGCACCGGACCGGCCGGTATCGGAGTGGACGGGGCGGCGGCTCCCCGCGGGCGAGGTGTTCGCCCCGCCCGCCCCGCCGTCGGCCGTGCTGGACCCGGCGGACGAGGACGCACGGGTGGCGGCACTCGACGCGTATCTGCTGGGGCTCGGCCCGGAACCGGACCCGCAGGCCGAACGTGCGATGGCCCTGGTCGAGCTGGTGCGTACTGACCGCACGGTGCGCCGTGTCGACGAACTCGCCCGCATCGAAGGGCTGTCGTCGCGCTCGCTCCAACGGCTCTTCGCCGCGTACGTCGGCGTCGGCCCCAAGTGGGTCATCCTCCGCTACCGCATCCACGAGGCGCTGGAGCGGGCCGAGTCGGACCCGGAGGTGGACTGGGCGGCACTCGCCGCGGAGCTCGGTTACAGCGACCAGGCCCACCTGATCAGAGACTTCACAGCCACGGTCGGTGTTCCGCCGACCGCGTTCACCCCACGCTGA
- a CDS encoding GNAT family N-acetyltransferase, with the protein MKILDLEPGDARLAADLLPVLRELRPHLTEDLFREVYAKGHAQGLRFSAAYDDEGTCVGAAGWRIVDNTSQIRMLYVDDLVTAEGARSTGVGRRLLGHLEGRAREAGCLHLNLDSGTQRTDAHRFYLRERLSIVAFNFDKVLDLD; encoded by the coding sequence ATGAAGATCCTCGACCTCGAACCCGGCGATGCCCGACTGGCCGCCGACCTGCTTCCCGTCCTGCGCGAACTCCGCCCGCACCTCACCGAGGACCTCTTCCGGGAGGTGTACGCGAAGGGGCACGCACAGGGGCTGCGGTTCAGCGCCGCCTACGACGACGAGGGCACCTGCGTGGGCGCGGCCGGCTGGCGCATCGTCGACAACACCAGCCAGATCCGGATGCTGTATGTGGACGACCTGGTCACCGCCGAAGGCGCCCGTTCCACCGGTGTCGGCCGCCGGCTCCTCGGGCATCTCGAAGGGCGGGCCAGGGAGGCCGGCTGTCTGCACCTCAACCTGGACTCGGGCACGCAACGCACCGACGCCCACCGCTTCTATCTGCGGGAGCGGCTGAGCATCGTCGCGTTCAACTTCGACAAGGTCCTTGATCTGGACTGA
- a CDS encoding NAD(P)H-binding protein, giving the protein MLTLVTGCRGRIGSTLVSLLHRDGHAVRAASRTPEKLTTLPADVPIVACDLGDPTTFATALDGVDSVFLYAEASGIDAFLSAAETAGVGHIVLLSSSSALGPDAHGNPIAASHHAVEQALTASPLTTTLLRPGAFASNAYQWAESVRTHGSVGLPHPRSHTSPIHGTDIAEAALTVLTDPRLQGAAYHLTGPESLTAAEQIDLLAAAAGRPITVDTVTGEAWKKSVAPFVPEPIADALLAYSAATDGSPAEVTGDTEKLTGHPARAFATWAQEHAAAFRR; this is encoded by the coding sequence ATGCTCACCCTCGTCACCGGATGCCGAGGCCGTATCGGCTCCACGCTCGTCTCACTCCTGCACCGGGACGGCCACGCCGTACGTGCCGCCTCGCGCACCCCCGAGAAGCTCACCACCCTGCCCGCCGACGTACCGATCGTGGCCTGCGATCTCGGCGATCCCACCACCTTCGCGACCGCTCTCGACGGGGTCGACTCCGTCTTCCTCTACGCCGAGGCGTCCGGCATCGACGCCTTCCTCTCCGCGGCCGAGACCGCCGGAGTCGGCCACATCGTGCTGCTGTCCTCCAGCTCGGCCCTCGGCCCGGACGCCCACGGCAACCCGATCGCCGCCTCCCACCACGCGGTGGAACAGGCCCTGACAGCCTCGCCCCTCACCACGACGCTGCTCCGCCCCGGCGCCTTCGCGAGCAACGCCTACCAGTGGGCGGAGTCGGTACGGACCCACGGCTCCGTCGGCCTCCCCCACCCCCGCAGCCACACCAGCCCGATCCATGGGACCGACATCGCCGAGGCCGCCCTCACCGTTCTCACCGACCCTCGGCTGCAGGGCGCGGCATACCACCTGACCGGCCCCGAATCTCTCACCGCCGCCGAACAGATCGACCTGCTGGCGGCGGCGGCCGGGCGCCCCATCACCGTCGACACCGTGACCGGGGAGGCCTGGAAGAAATCCGTGGCCCCCTTCGTTCCCGAGCCGATCGCCGACGCGCTGCTCGCCTACTCGGCCGCCACGGACGGCTCACCGGCCGAGGTGACCGGCGACACGGAGAAGCTGACCGGCCACCCGGCCCGCGCCTTCGCCACCTGGGCCCAGGAACACGCGGCAGCCTTCCGCCGCTGA
- a CDS encoding DUF3558 domain-containing protein: protein MAYVPGTALLAALVVGCSASTGTGGSAPDSKPGEATVAAAAPGKYRTLPDPCRAVAPSALKDLLPVAAELPEDQQKKVYEGAATITYDTDRRVGCRWKSEAPDASHTLFIDFERVVSYDPSVSDDDRAREVYTKKETAAGLSSPSAAPSSTKDAEKRTSPSSDSASGSASHALSGPASEDGNANDPAGENGSDTGGSTDGSAGSAGSAGSADESLLPRTLDDLGDGAFLDDLLTRAGSTAQNRTVSVVFRTSNVIVTIEYTEQPAVPTGPPDSKELQDKAQSLARKLVDKFSE from the coding sequence ATGGCGTACGTACCCGGCACCGCGCTACTGGCAGCGCTTGTCGTCGGCTGCAGTGCCAGCACCGGAACGGGTGGCTCCGCCCCCGACAGCAAGCCCGGCGAGGCGACCGTCGCCGCGGCGGCCCCCGGCAAGTACCGCACTCTCCCCGACCCTTGCCGCGCCGTTGCGCCGTCCGCGCTGAAGGACCTGCTCCCGGTCGCCGCCGAACTCCCCGAGGACCAGCAGAAGAAGGTGTACGAGGGCGCGGCCACCATCACCTACGACACCGACCGCAGGGTCGGCTGCCGCTGGAAGTCCGAGGCCCCCGACGCCTCGCACACTCTCTTCATCGACTTCGAGCGTGTCGTGTCCTACGACCCCTCGGTGAGCGATGACGACCGCGCCCGCGAGGTGTACACGAAGAAGGAGACCGCCGCCGGTCTGTCCTCACCCTCCGCCGCACCCAGCAGCACGAAGGACGCGGAGAAGCGGACATCCCCCTCCTCGGACTCCGCGTCGGGCTCCGCCTCGCACGCCCTGTCGGGCCCGGCCTCCGAAGACGGGAACGCGAACGATCCCGCAGGCGAGAACGGCAGCGACACCGGCGGCAGCACGGACGGCAGCGCAGGCAGCGCAGGCAGCGCAGGCAGCGCCGACGAGAGCCTTCTGCCTCGCACCCTCGATGACCTCGGAGACGGTGCATTTCTGGACGATCTACTCACTCGGGCAGGTTCCACCGCACAGAACCGCACGGTGAGCGTGGTATTCCGCACATCGAACGTCATCGTGACCATCGAGTACACCGAGCAGCCGGCCGTCCCCACCGGACCCCCCGACAGCAAGGAACTGCAGGACAAGGCCCAGTCGCTGGCCCGGAAGCTGGTCGACAAGTTCAGCGAATAG
- a CDS encoding SDR family NAD(P)-dependent oxidoreductase: MAAIPIAVITGASSGIGAATARQLAAAGYRVVLTARRKDRIETLAAEINEAGHQATAYALDVTDRDAVDEFATAFRTLAVLVNNAGGALGADPVATGDPADWRQMYETNVIGTLNVTQALLPALTAGGDGTIVILSSTAGLATYEGGGGYVAAKHGEHVLAETLRLEIVGTPVRVIEVAPGMVKTEGFATTRFRGDTEKAAKVYAGVEAPLTADDVADTITWAVTRPSHVNIDLLVVRPRAQASNTKVHRTT; encoded by the coding sequence ATGGCCGCCATCCCGATCGCCGTCATCACCGGAGCGAGCAGCGGCATCGGCGCCGCGACCGCCCGACAGCTGGCCGCCGCCGGCTACCGCGTAGTCCTGACCGCCCGTCGCAAGGACCGCATCGAGACGCTCGCCGCCGAGATCAACGAGGCGGGCCACCAGGCAACGGCCTACGCCCTGGATGTCACCGACCGCGATGCGGTGGACGAGTTCGCCACGGCGTTCCGTACCCTCGCCGTCCTCGTCAACAACGCCGGCGGCGCACTCGGCGCCGACCCCGTCGCCACCGGCGACCCCGCCGACTGGCGCCAGATGTACGAGACGAACGTCATCGGCACGCTCAACGTCACCCAGGCCCTGCTCCCCGCCCTCACCGCGGGCGGGGACGGCACGATCGTGATCCTCTCCTCCACCGCAGGCCTCGCCACCTACGAGGGCGGCGGCGGCTACGTGGCCGCCAAGCACGGCGAACACGTCCTGGCCGAGACCCTCCGCCTGGAGATCGTCGGCACCCCGGTCCGGGTCATCGAGGTCGCCCCGGGCATGGTCAAGACGGAGGGATTCGCCACGACCCGCTTCCGCGGTGACACCGAGAAGGCGGCGAAGGTGTACGCGGGCGTCGAGGCCCCCCTCACCGCAGACGACGTGGCCGACACCATCACCTGGGCCGTCACCCGCCCCAGCCACGTCAACATCGACCTCCTGGTGGTCCGCCCCCGCGCCCAGGCCTCCAACACCAAGGTCCACCGCACCACCTGA
- a CDS encoding DUF3558 family protein — MHRSAPRLSRILACAAVPVMLVVAGCSSDSGDKKGSGSSSSSAAPSAKKSEATVEPAKFAALPDPCKSISAKTVTSLVPKAKSKGGTPASSSDTAYRAGCSWNGLDDNGVKGSQYRWLDVGFTRFDSDQALGSGAKRAQQDYAKQVAKAKATEGAKKVAEAPVSGIGEQATKITYDLTKTSEDFKYATVVARTGNVVVTLTYNGAGYAGAKTPSADDILKGAEKAAKEAVASVAAGTKSDAPSGSAKPSEKATEKKTS, encoded by the coding sequence ATGCACCGTTCAGCCCCGCGACTCTCCCGCATACTCGCCTGCGCCGCCGTTCCGGTGATGCTCGTCGTCGCCGGCTGCTCGTCGGACTCCGGCGACAAGAAGGGCTCGGGTTCGTCCTCGTCTTCCGCCGCGCCGAGCGCGAAGAAGTCGGAAGCGACCGTCGAGCCGGCGAAGTTCGCCGCGCTGCCCGACCCGTGCAAGTCGATCAGTGCGAAGACGGTCACCTCCCTGGTCCCCAAGGCGAAGTCCAAGGGCGGTACGCCTGCCAGCTCCAGCGACACCGCGTACCGCGCGGGCTGCTCCTGGAACGGCCTCGACGACAACGGAGTGAAGGGTTCCCAGTACCGCTGGCTCGACGTCGGCTTCACCCGCTTCGACTCGGACCAGGCCCTGGGCAGCGGCGCCAAGCGCGCGCAACAGGACTACGCGAAGCAGGTCGCCAAGGCCAAGGCGACCGAGGGTGCGAAGAAGGTCGCCGAGGCTCCTGTCTCCGGCATCGGCGAGCAGGCCACCAAGATCACATATGACCTCACCAAGACGAGTGAGGACTTCAAGTACGCAACGGTCGTGGCCCGTACGGGGAACGTCGTCGTCACCCTCACCTACAACGGCGCGGGTTACGCGGGCGCGAAGACTCCGTCCGCCGACGACATCCTGAAGGGTGCCGAGAAGGCGGCCAAGGAGGCAGTGGCCTCGGTCGCCGCCGGCACGAAGTCGGACGCGCCGAGCGGGTCGGCCAAGCCCAGCGAGAAGGCCACGGAAAAGAAGACGAGCTAG
- a CDS encoding RtcB family protein encodes MSYVEVPGAKVPIRMWADPASVEDVAMQQLRNVATLPWIKGLAVMPDVHFGKGATVGSVIAMHGAVCPAAVGVDIGCGMSAVKTSLTANDLPGDLSRLRSKIEQAIPVGRGMHDEAVEPERLYGFRAPGWDDFWGRFDGVADAVKFRQERATKQMGTLGSGNHFIEFCLDESGSVWLMLHSGSRNIGKELADFHIGQAQKLPHNQDLIDRDLAVFIADTTQMAAYRNDLFWAQEYAKHNRAIMMALFQDVVRKEFKKAKVTFEPVISCHHNYVAEERYEGMDLLVTRKGAIRAGSGDFGIIPGSMGTGSYIVKGLGNEKSFNSASHGAGRKMSRNAAKRRFSTRDLEDQTRGVECRKDSGVVDEIPAAYKPIEQVIEQQRDLVEVVAKLKQVVCVKG; translated from the coding sequence ATGTCGTATGTAGAGGTGCCGGGCGCGAAGGTCCCCATCCGCATGTGGGCCGACCCGGCCTCGGTCGAGGACGTCGCGATGCAGCAGCTGCGCAACGTGGCCACTTTGCCCTGGATCAAGGGTCTTGCCGTCATGCCGGATGTCCACTTCGGCAAGGGGGCGACGGTCGGTTCGGTGATCGCGATGCACGGTGCGGTCTGTCCGGCGGCGGTCGGCGTGGACATCGGCTGCGGAATGTCCGCGGTGAAGACCTCCCTGACGGCCAATGACCTGCCGGGCGACCTGTCCCGGCTGCGGTCGAAGATCGAGCAGGCGATTCCGGTGGGCCGCGGCATGCATGACGAGGCCGTGGAGCCGGAGCGGCTGTACGGCTTCCGGGCGCCGGGCTGGGACGACTTCTGGGGGCGGTTCGACGGGGTCGCCGATGCGGTCAAGTTCCGTCAGGAACGTGCCACGAAGCAGATGGGAACGCTCGGATCGGGCAACCACTTCATCGAGTTCTGCCTCGATGAGTCGGGTTCGGTCTGGCTGATGCTGCACTCCGGATCGCGGAACATCGGCAAGGAACTGGCCGACTTCCACATCGGGCAGGCGCAGAAGCTGCCGCACAACCAGGACTTGATCGACCGCGACCTGGCCGTATTCATCGCCGACACCACGCAGATGGCGGCGTACCGGAACGACCTGTTCTGGGCGCAGGAGTACGCGAAGCACAACCGCGCCATCATGATGGCGCTCTTCCAGGACGTGGTCCGCAAGGAGTTCAAGAAGGCCAAGGTCACCTTCGAGCCGGTCATCTCCTGCCACCACAACTACGTGGCGGAGGAGCGGTACGAGGGCATGGACCTGCTGGTCACGCGGAAGGGGGCGATCCGTGCGGGTTCCGGGGACTTCGGGATCATTCCGGGCTCGATGGGCACCGGCTCGTACATCGTGAAGGGCCTCGGGAACGAGAAGTCCTTCAACTCGGCCTCGCACGGCGCCGGCCGGAAGATGAGCCGCAACGCTGCGAAGCGGCGCTTCTCGACGCGGGACCTGGAGGATCAGACGCGGGGCGTGGAGTGCCGCAAGGACTCCGGCGTCGTGGATGAGATTCCGGCCGCGTACAAGCCGATCGAGCAGGTCATCGAGCAGCAACGGGACCTGGTGGAGGTCGTCGCCAAGCTCAAGCAGGTTGTGTGTGTGAAGGGTTGA
- a CDS encoding YnfA family protein has product MVVARSVALFVIAALFEIGGAWLVWQGLREHRGWIWIGAGVIALGAYGFVATLQPDGEFGRILAAYGGVFVAGSIAWGMVADGYRPDRWDVIGALICLAGMAVIMYAPRNH; this is encoded by the coding sequence ATGGTCGTCGCCCGCTCTGTCGCTCTGTTCGTCATCGCCGCGCTCTTCGAGATCGGCGGCGCCTGGCTCGTCTGGCAGGGCTTGCGTGAGCACCGGGGCTGGATCTGGATCGGCGCGGGCGTCATCGCGCTGGGTGCCTACGGTTTCGTCGCCACGCTCCAGCCGGACGGCGAGTTCGGCCGCATCCTCGCCGCGTACGGCGGTGTCTTCGTCGCGGGCTCGATCGCCTGGGGCATGGTCGCCGACGGCTACCGCCCCGACCGCTGGGACGTGATCGGCGCGCTGATCTGCCTGGCCGGCATGGCCGTGATCATGTACGCCCCGCGCAACCACTGA
- a CDS encoding TIGR03086 family metal-binding protein has translation MKKISELLEAAAGRAVPVMHGIDDNSLGDPTPCAEYDVRALVNHLFQVVVNFQALAAREQADFGEVPDAVTGDWRARFGEETAKLVAAWAVPGADEGTAGSMGLPARTVGNMVLGDLTVHAWDLARATGQEFVPDESVLSEIGPGLAAMAPMAREAKVFGEPHPVPDGASPFEQVLALTGRDPGWRPPGA, from the coding sequence ATGAAGAAGATCAGCGAGTTGCTGGAAGCGGCCGCCGGGCGGGCCGTCCCCGTGATGCACGGGATCGACGACAACAGCCTGGGAGACCCCACACCGTGCGCGGAGTACGACGTACGGGCCCTGGTCAACCATCTCTTCCAAGTGGTCGTCAACTTCCAGGCCCTGGCGGCCAGGGAGCAGGCCGACTTCGGCGAGGTGCCGGACGCCGTCACGGGGGACTGGCGGGCCCGCTTCGGCGAGGAGACGGCGAAGCTGGTGGCGGCCTGGGCCGTGCCCGGCGCCGACGAGGGGACCGCGGGGTCCATGGGGCTCCCGGCCAGGACCGTCGGGAACATGGTGCTGGGCGATCTGACCGTTCATGCCTGGGATCTGGCCCGTGCCACCGGCCAGGAGTTCGTTCCGGACGAGTCCGTGCTGAGCGAGATCGGTCCCGGGCTGGCCGCGATGGCGCCGATGGCCCGGGAGGCGAAGGTGTTCGGCGAGCCCCATCCCGTACCGGACGGGGCTAGCCCCTTCGAGCAGGTGCTGGCGCTGACCGGCCGGGATCCGGGCTGGCGGCCTCCCGGCGCGTGA
- a CDS encoding Mut7-C RNAse domain-containing protein — protein sequence MNGPEIHLEVDPALRLFVAHARRRGRSAVTTDGSSTLGHVVESLGIPLTEAGQLLVDGRPVPVSHIPGAGELVEVRAVERPQRVPGAPLRFLLDVHLGTLARRLRLLGVDAAYESEDIGDAALATRSADERRVLLSRDRGLLHRREIWAGAYVYSDRPDDQLRDVLERFTPHLAPWTRCTACNGPLKAADKDSVSDHLEHGTRRSYDVFAQCTECDRVYWRGAHHSRLDAIVTKALHDFAPTPPDDTEENDHDRAPSSPSGAGD from the coding sequence GTGAACGGACCGGAGATCCACCTCGAAGTCGACCCCGCACTGCGGCTCTTCGTCGCCCATGCACGCCGCAGGGGACGCTCTGCCGTGACCACCGACGGCTCCTCCACCCTCGGTCATGTCGTGGAGTCGCTCGGCATCCCGCTCACCGAGGCCGGACAGCTCCTGGTCGACGGCCGCCCCGTACCCGTCTCGCACATCCCGGGGGCGGGCGAGCTGGTCGAGGTACGCGCCGTGGAACGCCCCCAGCGCGTCCCGGGCGCACCCCTGCGGTTCCTGCTCGACGTCCACCTCGGCACGCTCGCCCGGCGGCTTCGGCTGCTGGGCGTCGATGCGGCGTACGAGAGCGAGGACATCGGTGATGCCGCGCTGGCCACCCGGTCGGCGGACGAACGCCGCGTACTGCTCTCCCGGGACCGCGGGCTCCTGCACCGGCGGGAGATCTGGGCCGGGGCGTACGTCTACAGCGACCGGCCGGATGACCAACTGCGCGACGTGCTGGAGCGGTTCACGCCGCATCTGGCCCCCTGGACCAGATGCACCGCCTGCAACGGCCCGCTGAAGGCGGCCGACAAGGACTCCGTCAGCGACCATCTGGAGCACGGCACCCGGCGCTCGTACGACGTCTTCGCGCAGTGCACGGAGTGCGACCGCGTCTACTGGCGGGGGGCCCACCACTCCCGCCTGGATGCGATCGTCACGAAGGCGCTCCACGACTTCGCGCCCACTCCCCCGGACGACACCGAGGAGAACGACCACGACCGGGCGCCGTCAAGCCCGTCCGGGGCCGGAGACTGA
- a CDS encoding MarR family winged helix-turn-helix transcriptional regulator translates to MPQKPRARRSALMAELTVESRRYMAAYALFNQAVADHLRLHPTDLQCLNLLSLETVPVTTGRIAELTGLTTGSATRLVDRLERGGYVTRERDTADRRRVLVTTVPERMAEIGAVWERLNGAWAAMFEAYDDDEVALLIAHMRRTVELSALQVTALREGASSVSGPGRA, encoded by the coding sequence ATGCCACAGAAGCCCCGGGCCCGCCGCAGTGCGCTGATGGCCGAGCTGACCGTCGAGTCGCGCCGCTACATGGCCGCGTACGCCCTCTTCAACCAGGCCGTCGCGGACCATCTGCGGCTCCACCCGACCGATCTGCAGTGCCTCAATCTGCTCAGTCTGGAGACGGTGCCGGTCACCACGGGCCGCATCGCGGAGCTGACCGGGCTCACCACGGGGTCGGCGACCCGGCTGGTCGACCGGCTGGAGCGGGGCGGCTATGTGACACGCGAGCGTGACACGGCCGACCGGCGGCGGGTGCTCGTCACGACCGTCCCGGAGCGGATGGCGGAGATCGGTGCGGTGTGGGAGCGGCTGAACGGGGCGTGGGCGGCGATGTTCGAGGCGTACGACGATGACGAAGTGGCTCTGCTCATTGCCCATATGCGGCGGACGGTCGAGCTGAGTGCACTGCAGGTCACGGCGTTGCGGGAGGGGGCCTCGTCAGTCTCCGGCCCCGGACGGGCTTGA
- a CDS encoding GNAT family N-acetyltransferase, with protein MERTASSSVRIEPWSDADLELLRRANAPELMDHLGGPETEEQLIARHERYVAMSADRTGGGRMFRIALADGGEAVGTIGFWERTWQGREVYETGWAVLPGYQGLGIATAATTAVAEQARAEHKHRYLHAYPSVDNGASNAVCRKAGFTLIGKCDFEYPPGNVLLTNDWQLDLTPDAPDAGR; from the coding sequence ATGGAACGCACCGCTTCATCATCCGTACGGATCGAGCCCTGGTCGGACGCCGACCTGGAGCTGCTCCGCCGCGCCAACGCACCGGAGCTGATGGACCATCTGGGCGGCCCCGAGACGGAGGAGCAGCTCATAGCGCGTCACGAGCGCTACGTGGCGATGAGCGCGGACCGGACGGGCGGAGGCAGGATGTTCCGCATCGCCCTGGCCGACGGGGGCGAGGCCGTGGGCACGATCGGTTTCTGGGAGCGGACCTGGCAGGGCCGGGAGGTGTACGAGACGGGGTGGGCCGTCCTCCCCGGATACCAGGGCCTGGGCATCGCGACGGCCGCCACGACAGCCGTCGCCGAACAGGCCCGCGCCGAGCACAAGCACCGCTATCTGCACGCCTATCCGTCCGTCGACAACGGCGCGTCGAACGCGGTGTGCCGCAAGGCCGGCTTCACCCTGATCGGCAAGTGCGACTTCGAGTACCCGCCCGGCAATGTGCTGCTGACGAACGACTGGCAGCTGGACCTCACCCCGGACGCCCCGGACGCTGGGCGCTGA